From a single Asticcacaulis sp. MM231 genomic region:
- a CDS encoding YbhB/YbcL family Raf kinase inhibitor-like protein, with amino-acid sequence MRSFLFAFMAGMALAAGAQAEDFSLSSPDIQGGKAPESMVLARAYGFGCDGANIAPALIWSHAPVGTKSFVLTLYDKDAPTGIGFMHWVVVNIPVDQTAIAASGVLPTKALQTRSDIGVPGFLGVCPPAGETHTYVFTLSALKIDALPVDANATPALVGFMTHANLLGQATLTFTYGR; translated from the coding sequence ATGCGCTCATTCCTATTCGCATTCATGGCCGGCATGGCCCTGGCCGCAGGTGCTCAGGCGGAGGATTTTAGCCTGTCGAGCCCCGATATTCAGGGCGGCAAGGCGCCGGAAAGCATGGTGTTGGCGAGGGCCTATGGCTTTGGCTGCGACGGTGCCAATATCGCCCCCGCCCTGATCTGGAGTCATGCACCGGTGGGCACCAAAAGCTTCGTGCTGACGCTCTATGACAAGGACGCGCCGACGGGCATAGGCTTCATGCACTGGGTGGTAGTCAATATCCCGGTCGATCAGACGGCGATCGCAGCTTCCGGCGTCTTGCCGACGAAGGCTTTGCAGACGCGCAGCGATATCGGTGTGCCCGGGTTCCTCGGTGTCTGTCCGCCGGCGGGGGAGACGCATACCTACGTCTTCACCCTGTCGGCCTTGAAGATCGACGCCCTGCCGGTCGATGCCAATGCCACGCCGGCCCTGGTCGGTTTCATGACGCATGCCAACCTGCTCGGTCAAGCGACCCTGACCTTCACCTATGGGCGCTAG
- a CDS encoding family 20 glycosylhydrolase has product MSHLFRNGLLGAAALLATTALVPAFPAYATTQGQLDSFANAFGFKLTVVPDAAGTSFDTRLDLTLPKTLPDSGWALYFGSVAAIDVRKVVSGPFDLTHVNGDNYRLTPKAGAALKGGATYAVVMAGASRSEYLAMPNAYIAVEGLKPRIIAATRPVFDPASKLEALPFVTPFTDEKTAKSGPADATEWLTPERAFVLNASRTVTQARPDIIILPTPVSAKHLEGKALNLAAGIRLSLTGLTPADITAALAASHLRQAAGGVPVRITVDGKGVAESYHLLAQDGKIVITAADAAGAAYALESLSQQAAFEHNRLKPIEITDAPRFGFRGLHIDVARNFHSKAFILSTLDRMAEYKLNRLHLHLGDDEGWRLAIKGLPELTDIGGHRCHDLKEDTCLMPQLGAGPQGNPTVDGYLTRADYIEIVRAATARHIEVIPSFDMPGHSRAAVRSMEARYRRLMAEGKPEAANEFRLQDPDDTTVYDSIQHYNDNTLNVCIPSTYHFIETVIDDIRAMHDEAGTPLKIYHIGADETAGAWTNSPACQALVKAKGLDPAHMTPYFITEVSQILGRKGLEPAGWSDGMGHVKPEEMPKVVQSNSWGGLFAGGVAEAYRHANRGWDVVMSTPEVLYLDMPYAPDPKERGMDWASRGTDVFKVFAFMPENLPANATVMTDIQNHGRTIADSEPLAAGRRITGMQAQLWSEGVRTDGIAEYLFYPRVLALAERAWHTGAWEPAYVSGKSYTYGDGQVNAAQLRADWQGFNDRLTPRLAELDRDGVQYRLPAPGARITGGIFEANLAYADLAIQYRPKGGKWTTYTGAVEVRGPVDTRSVAPDGWRYSRIVTVR; this is encoded by the coding sequence ATGTCTCACCTGTTTCGTAACGGTCTTCTGGGTGCTGCCGCCTTGCTGGCGACCACCGCACTGGTGCCGGCGTTTCCCGCTTACGCGACGACGCAAGGACAGCTCGACAGCTTCGCCAACGCCTTTGGTTTCAAGCTGACGGTCGTGCCCGATGCGGCGGGCACAAGCTTCGACACCCGCCTTGACCTGACCCTGCCGAAGACCTTGCCCGATAGCGGCTGGGCGCTCTATTTCGGCTCGGTTGCCGCCATCGATGTCAGAAAGGTGGTCAGCGGCCCGTTCGATCTCACCCACGTCAACGGCGACAATTACCGCCTGACGCCCAAGGCCGGTGCGGCACTGAAAGGCGGGGCCACCTACGCAGTGGTGATGGCGGGGGCTTCGCGTTCCGAATATCTGGCCATGCCCAATGCCTATATCGCCGTCGAGGGGCTGAAGCCGCGCATCATCGCCGCCACGCGCCCCGTTTTTGATCCGGCGAGCAAGCTGGAAGCCCTGCCCTTCGTCACGCCCTTCACCGATGAGAAAACGGCCAAGTCCGGACCGGCCGACGCCACCGAATGGCTGACGCCGGAACGCGCCTTCGTGCTCAATGCCTCGCGCACGGTGACGCAAGCCAGGCCCGATATTATCATCCTGCCGACGCCGGTTTCGGCGAAGCATCTGGAAGGTAAGGCGCTCAATCTGGCGGCCGGCATAAGGCTCAGCCTGACCGGCCTGACGCCAGCCGATATCACAGCGGCGCTTGCGGCCTCGCACCTGCGTCAGGCGGCCGGTGGTGTGCCGGTCAGGATCACGGTCGATGGCAAAGGCGTTGCCGAATCCTATCATCTGCTCGCGCAGGACGGCAAGATCGTCATCACCGCCGCCGATGCCGCCGGTGCGGCCTATGCGCTGGAAAGCCTGTCGCAACAGGCGGCTTTTGAGCATAATCGCCTCAAGCCGATCGAGATCACCGATGCGCCGCGCTTTGGTTTCCGCGGCCTGCATATCGATGTGGCGCGTAATTTCCACTCCAAGGCCTTCATTCTCAGCACCCTCGACCGCATGGCCGAGTACAAGCTCAACCGTCTGCACCTGCATCTGGGTGATGACGAGGGCTGGCGTCTGGCCATCAAGGGTCTGCCGGAACTGACCGATATCGGCGGTCATCGCTGTCACGATCTGAAAGAAGACACCTGTCTTATGCCGCAACTGGGCGCGGGGCCGCAGGGCAATCCGACAGTCGATGGCTATCTGACGCGCGCCGACTATATCGAGATCGTCAGGGCGGCGACGGCGCGCCATATCGAGGTCATCCCGTCGTTCGACATGCCGGGTCATTCCCGCGCCGCCGTGCGTTCGATGGAGGCGCGCTATCGCCGCCTGATGGCCGAAGGCAAGCCTGAGGCCGCCAATGAATTCCGCCTGCAGGACCCGGACGACACCACGGTCTACGATTCTATCCAGCACTATAACGACAACACGCTGAACGTCTGCATCCCCTCGACCTACCACTTCATCGAGACGGTGATCGACGATATCCGCGCCATGCACGACGAGGCCGGCACGCCGCTGAAAATCTACCATATCGGCGCCGATGAAACCGCGGGCGCCTGGACCAACTCACCCGCCTGTCAGGCGCTGGTGAAGGCCAAGGGGCTCGATCCGGCGCACATGACGCCCTATTTCATCACCGAGGTGTCGCAGATCCTCGGCAGGAAGGGCCTTGAACCGGCCGGCTGGAGCGATGGCATGGGCCACGTCAAGCCGGAAGAGATGCCCAAAGTGGTGCAATCCAATAGCTGGGGCGGTCTGTTCGCCGGCGGTGTGGCCGAGGCCTATCGCCACGCCAATCGCGGCTGGGATGTGGTGATGTCAACGCCGGAAGTGCTCTATCTCGACATGCCCTATGCGCCAGACCCGAAGGAACGCGGTATGGACTGGGCGTCACGCGGCACCGATGTCTTCAAGGTCTTCGCCTTCATGCCGGAAAACCTGCCGGCCAACGCCACCGTGATGACCGATATTCAGAACCATGGCCGCACCATTGCCGACAGCGAACCCCTGGCCGCCGGCCGCCGCATCACCGGTATGCAGGCGCAACTGTGGAGCGAAGGCGTCCGCACCGACGGCATTGCCGAATATCTGTTCTATCCGCGCGTGCTGGCCCTGGCCGAACGTGCCTGGCACACCGGCGCCTGGGAGCCGGCCTATGTCTCCGGCAAGAGCTATACCTATGGCGACGGCCAGGTGAACGCTGCGCAACTGCGGGCCGACTGGCAGGGCTTTAATGATCGCCTGACGCCGCGTCTGGCCGAGCTCGATCGCGATGGCGTGCAGTATCGCCTGCCGGCACCGGGCGCGCGTATCACCGGCGGCATCTTCGAGGCCAATCTGGCCTATGCCGACCTGGCCATCCAGTATCGCCCCAAGGGCGGCAAGTGGACGACCTATACGGGCGCGGTCGAGGTCAGGGGGCCGGTCGACACCCGTTCGGTGGCGCCGGATGGCTGGCGCTACAGCCGTATCGTGACCGTCAGGTAA
- the pbpC gene encoding penicillin-binding protein 1C, producing the protein MFRLKLFNPETLIPPLVKTLIGVLGFQCVIAAVNLIFPPDMSRAQTASAVALDRNGAWLRALPVDNGRWRIRADLKRTDPTFVRNLLKVEDERFYLHPGVDATSILRALLSNLHAGNIVSGGSTITMQTARLLNPHPRNYGNKLIEALRAVQLEMRYSKREILALYLTLAPYGGNLEGVRAASLSYFGHEPESLTLGEQALLISLPQAPEARRPDRRPENALKARNLILTRMAAQNIIGSSQAHEAMNEPMVTSRFVFPALAWHTAGRLARNVKGLQATVVTTIDANLQTRLEAMAAATAKEQGPNSSVAILVIDIKTRGVRASVGGGGLDRPGGWMDMTRAIRSPGSALKPFIYGFAFEDGVVAPDTRLMDSPTRFGDYQPEDFDRVFHGEVSVKEALINSLNVPAVAVLNRIGPEAFQGRIELVGVPLVVPKSGLKQSGLALALGGEGIRISDLALLYAALGDHGLARPLTYTLTDEKASGGHRLMRAEAADRVISILRETPPPEGRLPGPLMKNANRPAFKTGTSYGYRDALAVGVAGGYAVLVWTGRPDGGARADQTGREASAPLLFDVFDQLQAPSQLPQAIDPNNAPQGLKMMTGAGGARASILFPPNNATVYVEVKGAGEKLDAVRPLKLSARGVRPVEWFIDGQPLKLDANGEWSWTPPAEGFYDLKVIDAQGHEDRSHVRVRSIRADTR; encoded by the coding sequence TTGTTCAGGCTTAAACTTTTCAATCCCGAAACCCTGATCCCGCCGCTGGTCAAAACCCTGATCGGCGTGCTGGGGTTTCAGTGCGTCATCGCCGCCGTCAACCTGATCTTTCCGCCGGATATGTCACGCGCTCAAACCGCCTCCGCCGTGGCGCTGGACCGCAACGGCGCCTGGCTGCGCGCCCTGCCGGTCGATAACGGCCGCTGGCGTATCCGCGCCGATCTCAAGCGCACCGACCCGACCTTTGTGCGCAACCTGCTCAAGGTCGAGGACGAGCGTTTCTATCTCCACCCCGGCGTCGATGCGACCTCGATCCTGCGGGCGCTTCTGTCCAATCTGCACGCCGGCAATATCGTTTCCGGCGGCTCGACCATCACCATGCAGACGGCGCGCCTGCTCAATCCGCACCCGCGCAACTATGGCAACAAGCTGATCGAAGCCTTGCGCGCCGTGCAGCTTGAAATGCGCTATTCCAAGCGCGAAATCCTGGCGCTCTATCTGACGCTCGCCCCCTATGGCGGCAATCTCGAAGGAGTGCGCGCCGCCTCGCTCTCCTATTTCGGCCACGAACCGGAAAGCCTGACACTTGGCGAACAGGCCCTGCTCATCTCGCTGCCGCAGGCACCCGAAGCGCGCCGACCGGATCGCCGTCCGGAGAACGCGCTGAAGGCGCGCAACCTGATCCTGACGCGCATGGCGGCGCAGAACATCATCGGTTCCTCGCAGGCCCATGAGGCGATGAACGAGCCGATGGTGACGTCTCGCTTCGTCTTTCCGGCGCTGGCCTGGCATACGGCGGGGCGTCTGGCGCGCAACGTCAAAGGCTTGCAGGCGACGGTGGTAACGACGATCGACGCCAATCTGCAAACGCGGCTGGAGGCCATGGCAGCGGCCACGGCGAAAGAGCAGGGCCCCAATTCCTCGGTCGCCATTCTGGTGATCGACATCAAGACGCGTGGCGTGCGCGCCAGTGTCGGTGGCGGCGGACTGGATCGGCCGGGTGGCTGGATGGACATGACGCGCGCCATCCGGTCGCCGGGATCGGCGCTCAAGCCCTTCATCTACGGTTTCGCCTTTGAGGATGGCGTGGTGGCGCCCGATACCCGCCTGATGGATTCGCCGACGCGCTTTGGCGATTATCAGCCGGAGGATTTCGACCGCGTGTTCCATGGCGAGGTGTCGGTCAAGGAAGCCCTGATCAACTCGCTCAATGTTCCGGCGGTGGCGGTGCTCAATCGCATCGGGCCTGAGGCTTTTCAGGGCCGCATCGAATTGGTCGGGGTGCCGCTGGTGGTGCCGAAATCGGGGCTCAAACAATCCGGTCTGGCGCTGGCGCTCGGTGGCGAAGGCATCCGCATCAGCGATCTGGCCCTCCTCTATGCAGCCCTTGGCGATCACGGTCTGGCGCGGCCTCTGACCTATACCCTGACCGATGAAAAGGCCTCCGGTGGGCACCGCCTGATGCGCGCCGAGGCCGCCGATCGCGTCATTTCTATATTACGGGAAACGCCGCCGCCTGAGGGCCGCCTGCCCGGGCCGCTGATGAAGAACGCGAACCGTCCCGCCTTCAAGACCGGCACCTCCTACGGCTACCGCGATGCCCTGGCGGTGGGGGTGGCCGGCGGCTATGCCGTGCTGGTGTGGACCGGCCGCCCCGATGGTGGTGCGCGGGCCGATCAGACCGGACGCGAGGCCTCGGCGCCCCTGCTGTTTGACGTCTTTGACCAGCTCCAGGCGCCCAGCCAGTTGCCGCAGGCGATTGATCCTAATAATGCGCCGCAGGGGCTCAAGATGATGACCGGTGCGGGCGGGGCGCGGGCGTCGATCCTGTTCCCGCCGAACAATGCCACGGTCTATGTGGAAGTGAAGGGTGCGGGCGAAAAGCTCGATGCCGTGCGACCGCTGAAACTGTCGGCGCGGGGCGTCCGGCCGGTCGAATGGTTTATTGACGGCCAGCCGCTGAAGCTGGATGCTAACGGCGAATGGAGCTGGACGCCGCCGGCCGAAGGTTTTTACGATCTGAAAGTGATCGATGCGCAGGGCCACGAAGACCGCAGCCATGTCCGCGTCAGGTCCATCCGTGCAGATACGCGTTAG
- a CDS encoding pyridoxamine 5'-phosphate oxidase family protein translates to MDTLYGAQARDKIWSLIKDIKVALMATFDEEGRIFHARPMMAQNMKADFDGTLWFFTGADTRKAREIAHTSRALLTYAEPGHQAYVSISGHARIVRDQAKIDEYWNDFNKAWFPEGKDDPNLVLIRFDAEDAEFWDAPGPVVTGLAYIKAFVAGERPHVGQVGKVNLSH, encoded by the coding sequence ATGGACACGTTGTATGGCGCGCAGGCGCGCGACAAGATCTGGTCATTGATCAAGGATATCAAGGTGGCGCTGATGGCGACCTTTGATGAAGAAGGGCGCATCTTCCATGCCCGCCCGATGATGGCGCAGAACATGAAGGCGGATTTTGACGGCACGCTGTGGTTTTTCACCGGCGCTGATACGCGCAAGGCCCGTGAGATCGCTCATACGTCACGCGCGCTTCTGACCTATGCCGAGCCGGGCCACCAGGCCTATGTGTCGATTTCCGGCCATGCCCGGATCGTGCGCGATCAGGCGAAGATTGATGAATACTGGAATGATTTTAACAAGGCGTGGTTTCCCGAAGGCAAGGACGATCCCAACCTGGTGCTGATCCGCTTTGACGCCGAGGATGCCGAATTCTGGGATGCGCCCGGGCCGGTGGTGACGGGGCTGGCCTATATCAAGGCCTTTGTCGCCGGCGAAAGGCCGCACGTCGGTCAGGTCGGTAAGGTCAATCTCTCACACTGA
- a CDS encoding helix-turn-helix transcriptional regulator, with the protein MSAYFVLICANGDLMDTSLLTSIRSADYERCIDMRPDIGATASVHQRSRLRFAHLSVSQPSLIVVINGEKTLQYHGQHQAITTTVAAGQAILLDHGTYDIINRPAADGLYEAFWLAWDHGHITAFATRTPPIKPTCPQHLRHIEPDFYAALLRARQALMCADIPAAIALHRMEEVLWWLYEQGIAFEARTTPSLITRLGHLLSGQPDHGWTLAEVADRLAVGQATLRRRLAADGKTFSDILIDTRMSLALTLLQCSDQPINRIALDVGYELASRFAVRFRKRFGFAPSEVRGHSR; encoded by the coding sequence ATGAGCGCATATTTCGTGCTGATTTGCGCAAACGGCGACCTGATGGACACAAGCCTGCTGACCAGTATCCGCTCGGCGGACTATGAACGGTGCATCGACATGCGGCCGGACATCGGCGCTACCGCCTCGGTGCACCAGCGCTCGCGTCTACGCTTCGCCCACCTGTCCGTGTCACAACCCTCCCTCATTGTGGTGATCAATGGCGAAAAAACGCTTCAGTATCATGGCCAACATCAGGCGATAACAACCACCGTGGCGGCAGGTCAGGCCATCCTGCTCGATCACGGCACCTATGACATCATCAACCGGCCAGCCGCGGACGGCCTGTACGAAGCCTTCTGGCTGGCCTGGGACCATGGCCACATCACCGCTTTCGCCACGCGAACGCCGCCTATAAAACCAACCTGCCCGCAGCACCTCCGGCATATCGAGCCTGACTTTTATGCCGCCCTGCTCCGCGCCCGACAGGCCCTGATGTGCGCAGATATTCCGGCCGCCATCGCCCTGCACCGCATGGAAGAGGTGCTGTGGTGGCTGTATGAACAAGGCATCGCCTTCGAAGCCCGCACCACGCCGTCGCTGATAACCCGCCTCGGTCACCTGCTCTCCGGTCAGCCTGACCATGGCTGGACCCTGGCAGAGGTCGCCGACCGGCTGGCGGTGGGGCAGGCCACTCTAAGACGACGGCTGGCGGCGGACGGCAAGACCTTCTCTGATATCCTGATCGATACGCGTATGTCGCTGGCCCTGACCCTGTTGCAATGCAGCGATCAGCCGATCAACCGCATCGCGCTCGATGTCGGCTACGAATTGGCCTCGCGCTTCGCCGTGCGCTTTCGCAAGCGTTTCGGTTTCGCCCCCAGCGAAGTACGCGGTCACAGCCGGTAG
- a CDS encoding patatin-like phospholipase family protein, translating to MPSLRTFRLMLAACALLSLGGCLTVPRDASVPNEAAAAIVPQFLNARFNADDPTLSARLETDLRATAAKATTTGPYQILALSGGGADGAYGAGVLIGWTKRGDRPQFDMVTGVSTGALIAPFAFLGTDYDDKLREAYTSGVAASLTRKRGLYAAFTPGIFQAGELRNLVARYIDDDLIEAIAREQLKGRRLFVATTNLDSQEGVVWDIGAIALEAKTHPYKRAAARDLICKVLVASASVPGAFAPVMIETDTVGDQNPEAQGPKGHPLQEMHVDGSVTLPFFILPESMLDWTVPTDLRRGGHVYVLVNGKINPAYAVTKNNAVTIAARSLETITKAQARVTLVALRGFAERNDLSMSVTAIPDDFVEGGMLAFDTQSMNKVFDKGYAVGLSAQNWTDK from the coding sequence ATGCCGTCGCTCCGTACTTTCCGCCTTATGCTCGCAGCTTGCGCCCTGCTGTCGCTCGGCGGCTGCCTGACGGTGCCGCGTGATGCCAGCGTGCCCAATGAAGCGGCGGCGGCGATCGTGCCCCAGTTCCTCAATGCCCGCTTCAATGCCGACGATCCCACCCTGTCGGCGCGGCTGGAGACAGACCTGCGCGCCACCGCCGCGAAGGCCACCACCACCGGCCCTTACCAGATTTTGGCGCTCTCCGGCGGCGGGGCCGACGGAGCCTATGGCGCCGGCGTGCTGATCGGCTGGACCAAGCGTGGCGACCGCCCGCAGTTCGACATGGTCACCGGCGTCTCAACCGGCGCCCTGATCGCCCCCTTCGCCTTCTTGGGCACGGACTATGACGACAAGCTGCGCGAAGCCTATACCAGCGGTGTCGCGGCAAGTCTGACACGCAAGCGCGGGCTCTATGCCGCCTTCACGCCGGGCATTTTTCAGGCGGGCGAACTGCGCAATCTGGTGGCGCGCTATATCGATGACGACCTGATCGAGGCCATCGCGCGTGAACAACTCAAAGGGCGCCGCCTGTTCGTCGCCACCACCAATCTCGATAGCCAGGAAGGCGTGGTCTGGGATATCGGCGCCATCGCTCTGGAGGCAAAGACGCACCCGTACAAGCGGGCGGCGGCGCGTGATCTGATCTGCAAGGTGCTGGTCGCCTCGGCCAGCGTGCCGGGTGCCTTCGCGCCAGTGATGATCGAGACCGACACGGTGGGTGACCAAAACCCTGAAGCGCAAGGCCCCAAAGGCCATCCCCTGCAGGAAATGCATGTCGATGGCAGCGTGACCCTGCCGTTCTTTATCCTGCCGGAATCGATGCTCGACTGGACCGTGCCCACCGACCTGCGGCGTGGTGGCCACGTCTATGTTCTGGTCAACGGCAAGATCAATCCGGCCTATGCCGTGACGAAAAACAACGCCGTCACCATCGCCGCGCGCAGTCTGGAAACCATCACCAAGGCGCAGGCGCGCGTCACCCTAGTGGCCTTGCGCGGCTTTGCCGAACGCAACGATCTCAGCATGTCTGTCACCGCCATACCCGATGATTTCGTCGAGGGCGGGATGCTGGCCTTTGATACGCAGAGCATGAACAAGGTCTTCGACAAGGGCTACGCCGTCGGCCTGTCTGCGCAAAACTGGACGGATAAATAA